One window of the Nicotiana tabacum cultivar K326 chromosome 4, ASM71507v2, whole genome shotgun sequence genome contains the following:
- the LOC107832247 gene encoding uncharacterized protein LOC107832247: protein MAFAHHRWMYNRNHPNRVGLRDEFKEGVAGFIAKARTLDNFCIEGTIRYPCVKCKCVKLLGEDIVTCHLFKKEFMKNYYVWIAHGENLDSVNDGDFHNFFGGEEGSPVVDNNVKNSRFNDMMRDVFEMFLGAQSETNDEPKKFFKELEEASCPLYEGSMHSKLSVVVRLLQIKSDSSISQSSMNFIIGLMNELNQCNINLLKDFYTAKKLVFKLGLSSERIHYYENGCMLFYKDDASLDNCKFCNKPHYKDAANDKKKKTPMKAMHYLPLIPRLKRLYASMSSAPHMRWHYEHRRLDSVLWHPSNGEA from the coding sequence ATGGCATTTGCGCATCATAggtggatgtacaataggaatcaTCCTAATCGTGTGGGGTTAAGGGATGAATTTAAAGAAGGGGTTGCTGGATTTATTGCTAAGGCAAGGACacttgataatttttgtattgaAGGAACGATTAGATACCCTTGTGTGAAATGCAAGTGTGTTAAGCTATTGGGAGAAGATATTGTTACATGTCATCTTTTTAAAAAGGaatttatgaaaaattattatgTATGGATTGCTCATGGGGAGAATCTTGATAGCGTAAATGATGgtgattttcataatttttttggtggtgaggagggtaGTCCTGTAGTGGATAATAATGTCAAAAATTCTAGATTCAATGACATGATGAGGGATGTCTTTGAGATGTTCCTGGGAGCTCAATCTGAAACAAATGATGAGCCTAAGAAGTTTTTCAAagagttagaggaagctagttgtCCGTTGTATGAAGGGTCAATGCATTCCAAGTTGTCTGTTGTTGTTCGATTACTTCAGATTAAGTCGGATAGTTCTATTTCTCAATCGAGCATGAATTTTATCATTGGGCTTATGAATGAACTTAATCAGTGTAACATTAACCTACTCAAAGATTTCTACACGGCAAAAAAATTAGTTTTCAAGTTGGGTCTTTCATCAGAGAGGATTCATTACTATGAGAATGGTTGCATGTTATTCTATAAGGATGATGCATCTCTAGATAACTGCAAATTTTGTAACAAGCCTCATTACAAGGATGCCGCAaatgataaaaagaagaagacCCCGATGAAGGCGATGCACTACTTACCCCTTATACCAAGGTTAAAGAGGTTGTATGCATCAATGAGCtccgctcctcatatgagatggcattaTGAGCATAGAAGACTAGATAGTGTTCTATGGCATCCTTCAAATGGAGAAGCATGA